A single Strix aluco isolate bStrAlu1 chromosome 20, bStrAlu1.hap1, whole genome shotgun sequence DNA region contains:
- the EDF1 gene encoding endothelial differentiation-related factor 1 — MAESDWDTVTVLRKKGPSAAQAKSKQAILAAQRRGEDVETSKKWAAGQNKQHFITKNTAKLDRETEELHHDRVPLEVGKVIQQGRQSKGMTQKDLATKINEKPQVIADYESGRAIPNNQVMGKIERAIGLKLRGKDIGKPLETGPKGK; from the exons ATGGCGGAGAGCGACTGGGACACGGTCACGGTGCTGCGCAAGAAGGGCCCCAGCGCGGCCCAGGCCAAGTCCAAGCAG GCGATTCTGGCGGCCCAGCGGCGCGGAGAGGACGTGGAGACCTCCAAGAAGT GGGCAGCAGGCCAGAACAAACAACACTTTATTACAAAGAACACAGCCAAGCTCGACCGAGAAACAGAGGAGCTGCACCATGACAGAGTTCCCCTGGAGGTGGGCAAAGTGATCCAGCAGGGCCGACAGAGCAAGGGCATGACGCAGAAGGACTTGGCCACA AAAATCAATGAAAAACCACAAGTTATTGCTGACTATGAGTCAGGAAGAGCAATCCCCAATAACCAGGTTATGGGCAAGATCGAAAGAGCCATTG GCCTTAAACTGCGTGGGAAGGATATTGGAAAACCGCTGGAAACTGGCCCCAAAGGGAAATGA
- the MAMDC4 gene encoding apical endosomal glycoprotein, whose translation MSGQAALALLLLLARTVLPSGSVVVNSCSSAAEQLCNFVCDCSDCSDENQCGYLRGSAVLGTPFTCDFEEGDCGWQDGSTSAYRWVRGRASLATWGTGPHSDHTVGTDLGWFMATVSPPTKTTATAWLRSPVMREAAATCEIRAWYHLSGSGLNQTEWPVLQLAMAYRDEVVGLWQSPKRGGEGWHQLVAYLGRIAEQFQLIFSLTQLPTCEAELVLDDIIFRNCGLQEPGQQLCGAEESRCGRGSCLAQRRFCDGTDDCGDGSDEDPTSCKSFTLCSFEQDLCSWVAEVGQPAWERNTSLNLGTGYGIPTRDHSNNSRAGFFLHVGSSSATGASSTAQLSSPTFQATNSCSLMLYCHLHGSATSSLSISYATKSTKQLMRERTGDLGSFWVRERVDFNVTESFKVLIEGVAGSAGTVAIDDLILSPGCKQEQEKPLTTLPSRAGTSPCTAEEVACDSGDCIGAELACDFAETCADGSDEKRCGATTFEEGDGGWRDVSVGRLRWGVQRGTELADTVLTGAFLALQAGEGQMVAAAKARTPLLGPSGPACAMEMSYHIHSSPQGFLAVSIADHSTGTTHLAWHMQGPGGTARGHVHVPLGERTRAFQVELLGLVDLQDSASAAIDNVTFVQCHLNMVPPGATELSCNFERGMCGWYQDQSSDFKWVRGMGQGEGSDHTTGSGYFLAADPSAPWSRGQRAQLITYSQEPTTTPRCLSFWYRLAGPRIGTLNLKMQLEGVEETVLWTRRGTQGSVWHRGWATLPDTGQQRYRVAFEALRDGFLGDVALDDLALTAGPCGAELSCSFEAGDCGLAASRQHSWLRQSNGTGTAAGPAADHTVGTAAGHYMVVSTGRGSLPAGHVAALTSQPYQPSAPTQCLAFWYQLSAGTPGSLGVFVEQSGVRRKVMGVSAREGDMWHRGHVTVRPDGDWQAIFEAVGAGGNHGYIALDDLHVSDGACPEPASCDFEQDMCGWSSPSDPHLHSFAWGWKSGVPLAKYPGPEQDHTLGTKNGRYVHFDTSVLGPGGTTARLESQHLPAAADSCLQFWYHMDIPEHLSCGELRVMLHGAAGQRMLWSVAGHRSRGWRGGVVPVRNPSEFQIIFEITTRRWPMEGTVALDDIVYSAGGGCHSSLEVPVEEKSSSSFVAEVVLSLLLAIIILVLVAAGGRYWLKRQGLASRTSAESNTPQGFDNITFRDDKVIISPVPKEGDED comes from the exons CCGGACAGGCAGCGCTcgccctcctgctgctgctgg CCAGGACTGTCCTCCCCAGCGGGTCCGTGGTCGTCAACAGCTGCAGCAGCGCAGCCGAGCAGCTCTGCAACTTCGTCTGTGACTGCAGCGACTGCTCCGACGAGAACCAGTGTG GGTACCTGCGGGGCTCGGCAGTGCTGGGCACCCCCTTCACCTGTGATTTTGAGGAAGGCGACTGTGGCTGGCAGGACGGGAGCACCTCAGCTTACAGATGGGTGCGGGGCCGGGCCAGCCTGGCCACGTGGGGCACGGGCCCCCACTCAGACCACACCGTGGGCACCGACCTGG ggtgGTTCATGGCGACTGTGTCCCCCCCGACAAAGACCACAGCCACGGCCTGGCTCCGGTCACCGGTGATGCGGGAAGCAGCTGCCACGTGTGAGATCAGGGCGTGGTACCACCTCTCGGGAAGCG GGCTCAACCAGACAGAGTGGCCAGTGCTGCAGCTGGCCATGGCATACAGGGACGAGGTGGTGGGGCTGTGGCAGAGCCCCAAGCGTGGAGGCGAGGGCTGGCACCAGCTGGTTGCCTACCTGGGCCGCATCGCGGAGCAGTTCCAG CTCATCTTCTCCCTGACACAACTGCCCACATGCGAGGCAGAGCTGGTGCTTGACGACATCATCTTCAGGAACTGCGGCTTGCAGG AGCCCGGGCAGCAGCTCTGCGGGGCGGAGGAGAGCCGCTGCGGACGGGGCTCCTGCCTGGCACAGCGCCGCTTCTGCGACGGCACCGACGACTGCGGGGACGGCTCGGATGAGGATCCAACGTCGTGCA AGTCCTTCACCCTCTGCTCCTTTGAGCAAGATCTCTGCAGCTGGGTGGCAGAGGTCGGGCAGCCGGCGTGGGAGAGGAACACAAGCCTGAACCTGGGGACTGGCTACGGCATCCCCACGCGGGACCACAGCAATAACAGCAGGGCAG gttttttcctccacGTAGGCAGTTCCTCAGCCACGGGTGCCAGCAGCacggcacagctcagcagtcccACTTTCCAGGCCACCAACTCTTGCTCT cTCATGCTGTACTGCCACCTCCATGGCTCGGCCACCAGCAGCCTCAGCATCTCCTATGCGACCAAATCCACCAAGCAGCTGATGAGGGAGAGGACGGGGGACCTGGGCAGCTTCTGGGTCCGGGAGAGAGTGGACTTCAATGTGACAGAGAGCTTCAAG GTGCTGATCGAGGGGGTGGCTGGCAGCGCAGGGACCGTGGCCATCGATGACCTGATCCTGTCTCCGGGCTGCAAGCAGGAGCAGG AGAAGCCTTTGACCACGCTGCCAAGCCGGGCGGGCACCAGCCCCTGCACGGCTGAGGAGGTGGCTTGTGACAGCGGGGACTGCATTGGCGCGGAGCTGGCCTGTGACTTCGCCGAGACATGTGCCGATGGCTCCGATGAGAAGCGCTGCG GAGCAACCACCTTCGAGGAGGGGGACGGGGGCTGGCGTGACGTCAGCGTGGGGCGGCTGCGCTGGGGCGTGCAGAGGGGCACCGAGCTCGCTGACACCGTCCTCACAG GGGCTTTCCTGGCCCTCCAGGCAGGAGAAGGACAGATGGTGGCTGCTGCGAAGGCACGCACGCCTCTGCTGGGCCCCTCCGGACCCGCCTGTGCCATGGAGATGAGCTACCACATCCACAGCAGCCCCCAAG GCTTCCTTGCCGTCAGCATCGCAGATCACAGCACTGGCACCACCCACCTGGCCTGGCACATGCAGGGACCCGGCGGCACTGCCCGGGGACACGTCCACGTCCCGCTGGGAGAGAGGACCCGAGCCTTCCAG GTcgagctgctggggctggtggatCTGCAGGACTCGGCGAGTGCCGCCATTGACAACGTGACATTCGTGCAGTGCCACCTCAACATGGTGCCGCCGGGGGCCACAG AGCTGTCCTGCAACTTCGAGAGGGGCATGTGCGGCTGGTACCAGGATCAGTCCAGTGACTTCAAATGGGTCCGtggcatggggcagggggagggctCCGACCACACCACTGGCTCGG GCTACTTCTTGGCTGCGGACCCCTCTGCACCGTGGAGCCGCGGGCAGCGGGCACAGCTCATCACCTACAGCCAAGAGCCCACCACCACCCCGCGCTGCCTCTCCTTCTGGTACCGCCTGGCTGGCCCACGGATCG GCACCCTGAACctcaagatgcagctggagggagTGGAAGAGACAGTGCTCTGGACCCGCCGGGGGACCCAGGGCAGTGTCTGGCACCGGGGATGGGCGACACTGCCTGACACGGGCCAGCAGCGATACCGG GTGGCCTTCGAGGCCCTGCGGGACGGGTTCCTGGGGGACGTGGCACTGGATGACCTGGCGCTGACGGCGGGGCCCTGCGGGGCTGAGCTCTCCTGCTCCTTTGAGGCGGGTGACTGCGGGCTGGCAGccagcaggcagcacagctggCTGCGGCAGAGCAATGGCACGGGCACCGCTGCCGGCCCTGCGGCTGACCACACCGTGGGCACCGCGGCAG GCCATTACATGGTGGTGAGCACAGGCAGgggctccctgcctgcagggCACGTGGCTGCCCTCACCTCCCAGCCCTACCAGCCCTCTGCACCCACCCAGTGCCTGGCCTTCTGGTACCAGCTGAGTGCCGGGACCCCAG GCTCTCTTGGGGTCTTCGTGGAGCAGAGCGGGGTGCGGAGGAAGGTGATGGGCGTGAGCGCCAGGGAAGGGGACATGTGGCACCGTGGCCACGTCACTGTCCGGCCCGATGGGGACTGGCAG GCGATATTCGAGGCGGTGGGGGCTGGGGGCAACCACGGGTACATCGCGCTGGATGACCTGCACGTGTCGGACGGAGCCTGCCCTGAGCCAG CATCCTGTGACTTCGAGCAGGACATGTGCGGCTGGAGCAGCCCCTCAGACCCCCACCTGCACAGCTTCGCCTGGGGCTGGAAGAGCGGGGTCCCCCTTGCCAAGTACCCCGGCCCCGAGCAGGATCACACCCTGGGCACAAAGAATG GTCGCTACGTGCACTTCGACACCAGCGTGCTGGGCCCGGGGGGCACCACTGCCCGGCTGGAGAGCCagcacctgcctgctgctgccgACTCCTGCCTGCAGTTCTGGTATCACATGGACATCCCGGAGCACCTCT CCTGCGGGGAGCTTCGGGTGATGCTGCACGGCGCGGCGGGGCAGCGCATGCTGTGGAGCGTGGCGGGGCAccggagccggggctggcggggcggaGTGGTGCCTGTGAGGAACCCCAGCGAGTTCCAG ATCATCTTTGAGATCACCACGCGAAGGTGGCCAATGGAGGGGACGGTGGCACTGGATGACATCGTGTACAGCGCTGGGGGGGGCTGCCATTCCAGTCTGGAGGTGCCAGTGGAAG agaAATCCTCCAGCAGCTTTGTGGCAGAGGTGGTGCTCAGTCTTCTCCTGGCCATCATCATCctggtgctggtggctgctggaggCCGGTACTGGCTGAAGCGGCAAGGGCTGGCAAGCAGGACATCAGCGGAGAGCAACACGCCCCAGGGCTTTGACAACATCACTTTTCGAGAT GACAAGGTCATTATATCTCCAGTGCCAAAAGAGGGGGATGAGGATTGA